The following are from one region of the Actinoplanes sp. L3-i22 genome:
- a CDS encoding SDR family oxidoreductase, protein MRTTDVTALVTGANRGIGRAIVEALLARGAHKVYATARRLETLTGLAADPRVVPLRLDLLDAGEVAAAAATAGDVTMLVNNGGSLAFADLLGGDLAAIRSDLDTNYFGTLAITRAFVPVLRRNDGGAIVNLLSLVALGAVRGMGGYSVSKAAAASMTQAVRAQVADLGITVHGVFPGAVDTDMIRAFDMPKTSPEEVAAAILDGVEAGEEDIFPDALSRAGRQTWRDDPKALERQMASI, encoded by the coding sequence GTGCGAACGACAGATGTGACAGCGCTGGTCACCGGGGCGAACCGGGGCATCGGGCGGGCGATCGTCGAGGCGCTGCTCGCCCGGGGCGCGCACAAGGTGTACGCGACCGCCCGCCGCCTCGAGACGTTGACCGGCCTTGCCGCCGACCCGCGCGTCGTGCCCTTGCGGCTGGACCTGCTCGACGCCGGCGAGGTTGCCGCGGCGGCCGCGACCGCCGGCGACGTCACGATGCTGGTGAACAACGGGGGCTCCCTGGCGTTCGCCGACCTGCTCGGCGGCGATCTCGCCGCGATCCGCTCGGATCTGGACACCAACTATTTCGGTACGCTCGCGATCACGCGCGCGTTCGTACCGGTGCTGCGGCGCAACGACGGTGGGGCGATCGTCAACCTACTCTCCCTGGTGGCGCTGGGTGCCGTGCGGGGGATGGGCGGTTACAGCGTCTCCAAGGCCGCCGCGGCGTCCATGACCCAGGCCGTCCGGGCGCAGGTGGCCGACCTGGGCATCACCGTGCACGGTGTGTTCCCCGGCGCGGTCGACACCGACATGATCCGGGCGTTCGACATGCCCAAGACCAGCCCGGAGGAGGTCGCCGCGGCGATCCTCGACGGCGTCGAGGCCGGCGAGGAGGACATCTTCCCGGACGCGCTGTCGCGCGCCGGCCGTCAGACGTGGCGCGACGACCCGAAGGCCCTGGAACGGCAGATGGCATCGATCTGA
- a CDS encoding SigE family RNA polymerase sigma factor, whose amino-acid sequence MARGDDDFIAFAQASSARLQRAAYLLTGDQHQAEEAAQATLVRVYAAWGRVRRRDPYAYARTVLTNLVTDQWRRPMREYATETMPEQPVPDDVADVVSKRRWLIGVLQALSPRERAVVVLRHFFDASEAEVARELDLSAGTVKSLNSRALAKLRITAGLVPPLRTETEAGVGL is encoded by the coding sequence ATGGCGCGCGGTGACGACGACTTCATCGCGTTCGCCCAGGCGAGTTCCGCGCGGCTGCAGCGTGCGGCGTACCTGCTCACCGGCGACCAGCACCAGGCCGAGGAGGCGGCTCAGGCCACTTTGGTCCGGGTGTACGCCGCGTGGGGCAGGGTCAGACGCCGGGATCCCTACGCGTACGCCCGCACGGTGCTCACCAATCTGGTCACCGACCAGTGGCGCCGCCCGATGCGGGAGTACGCGACCGAGACCATGCCGGAGCAGCCGGTCCCGGACGACGTCGCCGACGTGGTGTCGAAACGGCGCTGGCTGATCGGTGTCCTGCAGGCGTTGTCACCGCGCGAACGGGCGGTGGTCGTGCTGCGGCACTTCTTCGACGCCAGTGAGGCGGAGGTGGCCCGCGAGCTCGACCTGTCCGCGGGCACGGTCAAGAGTCTGAACTCGCGAGCCCTGGCGAAACTGCGCATCACGGCCGGCCTGGTGCCGCCGCTACGAACCGAGACCGAAGCAGGAGTGGGGCTATGA
- a CDS encoding oxidoreductase, translating into MTVTLITGTTSGLGLATARALADRGHRVIAAVRDPDRATRLLPGAEARHLDLADLDSVRAFAADLHADHHRLDLLINNAGVMGMPRTLTAQGHELQFGVNHLGHFALTGLLLDLLAAGHEPRVVTVSSNLHRKGRLRFDDLTGAAGYQPMTAYNQSKLANAVFGLELHHRLAAAGSLIRSVLAHPGFVKTGLQQAGTVGVNRLMLRLTTPLLAQSPERGALPILHAATAEPVRGGEFYGPSGAGEMRGDPVLVEPSAHARDTALGTRLWTVSEELTGVRYTLEGPGQRPERG; encoded by the coding sequence ATGACGGTAACGTTGATCACCGGCACCACCAGCGGACTGGGCCTGGCCACCGCCCGGGCTCTTGCCGACCGCGGACACCGGGTCATCGCGGCGGTCCGCGACCCGGACCGGGCCACCCGCCTGCTGCCCGGCGCCGAGGCCCGCCACCTCGACCTGGCCGACCTCGACTCGGTCCGCGCCTTCGCGGCCGACCTGCACGCCGACCACCACCGACTGGACCTCTTGATCAACAACGCCGGGGTGATGGGGATGCCACGCACCCTGACCGCCCAGGGCCACGAGCTGCAATTCGGGGTGAACCACCTGGGCCACTTCGCGCTCACCGGGCTGCTGCTCGACCTGCTCGCCGCCGGTCACGAACCCCGTGTCGTGACCGTCTCGTCGAATCTGCACCGCAAGGGCAGGCTGCGGTTCGACGACCTCACCGGCGCGGCCGGATACCAGCCGATGACCGCCTACAACCAGTCCAAACTCGCCAACGCGGTGTTCGGCCTGGAGCTGCACCACCGGCTGGCCGCGGCCGGGTCGCTGATCCGCAGCGTGCTCGCCCACCCGGGCTTCGTCAAAACCGGCCTGCAGCAGGCCGGCACCGTCGGGGTCAACCGGCTGATGCTGCGCCTCACCACTCCGCTGCTGGCGCAGAGTCCGGAGCGCGGCGCGCTACCGATCCTGCACGCCGCGACCGCCGAGCCGGTCCGCGGCGGAGAGTTCTACGGTCCGTCCGGGGCGGGTGAGATGCGCGGCGACCCGGTGCTCGTCGAGCCGTCGGCCCACGCCCGCGATACGGCGCTGGGCACCCGCCTCTGGACGGTCTCCGAAGAGCTCACCGGTGTGCGCTACACCCTGGAGGGCCCCGGTCAGCGCCCGGAACGCGGTTAG
- a CDS encoding CGNR zinc finger domain-containing protein: MTQAPGWPGLGDEALLIAVANTAHADQDEFADTDTLNAWWTGLDAPVATHRGSPASDGSIAMLRTMRGLIRGLALRNNGVEPAPAEFAGLEALPLRLDLRGTPTLLADPAGDLAHDICAAGAAALLRATARAGWSRFKACRGDDCRWVFLDRSRNCSRRWCDMTDCGNRAKIAAYRDRHRSAA, encoded by the coding sequence ATGACACAGGCGCCCGGCTGGCCGGGCCTCGGCGACGAGGCGCTGCTCATCGCCGTGGCCAACACGGCCCACGCCGACCAGGACGAATTCGCCGACACCGACACCCTGAACGCCTGGTGGACCGGGCTCGACGCACCGGTGGCCACCCATCGCGGCAGCCCGGCATCGGACGGGAGCATCGCGATGCTGCGGACGATGCGCGGACTCATCCGTGGCCTCGCCCTGCGCAACAACGGCGTCGAGCCCGCCCCGGCCGAGTTCGCCGGCCTCGAGGCGCTGCCACTGCGCCTCGATCTGCGCGGCACCCCGACGTTGCTCGCCGATCCGGCCGGCGACCTCGCGCACGACATCTGTGCCGCCGGTGCCGCAGCTCTGCTGCGAGCCACCGCCCGAGCCGGCTGGTCACGATTCAAGGCATGCCGCGGAGACGACTGCCGGTGGGTCTTCCTCGACCGGTCGCGCAACTGCTCGCGACGCTGGTGCGACATGACCGACTGCGGCAATCGCGCCAAGATCGCTGCTTACCGCGACCGCCATCGCAGTGCTGCATGA
- a CDS encoding NAD(P)/FAD-dependent oxidoreductase, whose amino-acid sequence MTMTTLAYDVIVIGAGPVGENVADRAVQGGLSVAIVERELVGGECSYWACMPTKALLRSSAALRAVRKLPGAREAVTGDLDVAAVLARRDSFSSYWKDDGQVSWLESAGIVLHRGQGRITAARTVEVTGADGAAVTLSARHAVVVATGSSALVPDIAGLRESNPWTSREAASAKQVPGRLVVIGAGVVGTEMATAFAALGSSVTLLARDGVLPQAEPFAGDLVVESLREAGVSVRIGAEALAVKRDESGTVHVETADGEQIEADEVLVAIGRTPNTRDLGLDTIGLQPGGWLAVDEALRVAGAEDWLYAAGDVNRRVLLTHQGKYQARQLGDAIVARAKGEPADTGAWGRHAVTADERAVPQVVFTEPEIASVGLTAAAAQAAGLRTRVVDYDLGAVAGSSLHAEGFKGQARMVVDEDRSVIVGFTLAGPDVAELLHAATIAIVGEVPIDRLWHAVPSFPTVSEVWLRLLESYGR is encoded by the coding sequence ATGACCATGACCACCCTTGCGTACGACGTCATCGTGATCGGCGCCGGTCCGGTCGGGGAGAACGTGGCCGACCGGGCGGTGCAGGGCGGGCTGAGCGTCGCGATCGTGGAGCGGGAGCTGGTCGGCGGTGAGTGCTCGTACTGGGCGTGCATGCCGACGAAGGCGCTGCTGCGCAGCTCGGCGGCGTTGCGGGCGGTCCGAAAGTTGCCCGGAGCGCGCGAGGCGGTGACCGGGGACCTCGATGTGGCGGCGGTGCTGGCTCGCCGGGACTCGTTCTCCTCCTACTGGAAGGACGACGGTCAGGTCTCCTGGCTGGAGTCGGCCGGGATCGTCCTGCACCGGGGTCAGGGCCGGATCACCGCGGCCCGGACCGTCGAGGTGACCGGCGCGGACGGCGCCGCTGTCACGCTGAGCGCCCGGCACGCGGTGGTGGTGGCCACCGGCAGCAGCGCGCTGGTGCCGGACATCGCGGGTCTGCGGGAGTCGAACCCGTGGACGAGCCGGGAAGCGGCGTCGGCGAAGCAGGTGCCGGGCCGGCTGGTGGTCATCGGCGCCGGTGTGGTCGGTACGGAGATGGCGACCGCGTTCGCCGCTCTCGGCTCGTCGGTCACCCTGCTCGCCCGCGACGGGGTGCTGCCGCAGGCCGAACCGTTCGCCGGGGACCTGGTCGTCGAGTCGCTGCGCGAGGCCGGGGTGTCGGTCCGCATCGGCGCCGAAGCGCTCGCCGTCAAGCGCGACGAGTCCGGCACCGTGCACGTCGAGACCGCCGACGGCGAGCAGATCGAGGCCGACGAGGTCCTGGTCGCGATCGGCCGCACGCCGAACACCCGGGACCTCGGCCTGGACACCATCGGCCTGCAGCCGGGTGGCTGGCTGGCGGTCGACGAGGCACTGCGGGTGGCCGGTGCCGAGGACTGGCTGTACGCCGCGGGTGACGTCAACCGCCGGGTGCTGCTGACCCACCAGGGCAAATACCAGGCGCGTCAGTTGGGTGACGCGATCGTGGCCCGGGCCAAGGGCGAGCCGGCCGACACCGGCGCGTGGGGCCGGCACGCGGTCACGGCGGACGAACGGGCGGTGCCGCAGGTGGTGTTCACCGAGCCGGAGATCGCGTCGGTGGGCCTGACGGCGGCCGCGGCGCAGGCGGCCGGTCTGCGGACCCGGGTCGTCGACTACGACCTCGGCGCCGTCGCCGGATCGTCCCTGCACGCCGAGGGCTTCAAGGGCCAGGCCCGGATGGTCGTCGACGAGGACCGCAGCGTGATCGTCGGGTTCACCCTCGCCGGTCCGGACGTCGCCGAACTCCTGCACGCCGCCACGATCGCGATCGTCGGTGAGGTGCCGATCGACCGGTTGTGGCACGCGGTTCCGTCGTTCCCGACGGTCAGCGAGGTCTGGCTGCGACTGCTGGAGAGCTACGGGCGCTGA
- a CDS encoding methylated-DNA--[protein]-cysteine S-methyltransferase, with protein MTVGTTIPSPLGELLLVGAQTDTGFTLTSLSMGDRRAGPAVRAAAPFTDVVRQLEAYFAGELERFDIAFTVGGTEFQQRVWAALEDIPYGTTTTYGALAARLGLPRERVQALGAAIGANPLLLVRPCHRVIGADGTMRGYAGGVERKVQLLTHEGALQPALL; from the coding sequence ATGACCGTCGGCACGACGATCCCCAGCCCGCTCGGAGAGCTGCTCCTGGTGGGTGCGCAGACCGACACCGGGTTCACCCTGACCTCGCTGTCCATGGGCGACCGGAGGGCCGGGCCGGCCGTCCGGGCCGCGGCGCCGTTCACGGACGTCGTCCGGCAGCTGGAGGCGTACTTCGCCGGTGAGCTCGAGCGTTTCGACATCGCGTTCACCGTCGGCGGGACCGAATTCCAGCAGCGCGTCTGGGCGGCGCTGGAGGACATCCCGTACGGCACGACGACCACGTACGGCGCTCTCGCGGCTCGACTCGGACTGCCCCGCGAGCGGGTTCAGGCCCTGGGCGCGGCGATCGGCGCCAACCCGCTGCTGCTGGTGCGCCCGTGTCACCGGGTGATCGGCGCGGACGGCACGATGCGCGGCTACGCCGGGGGTGTCGAGCGCAAGGTGCAGCTGCTCACCCACGAGGGAGCTCTGCAGCCCGCCCTGCTGTGA
- a CDS encoding DMT family transporter translates to MADSRLRPGEPALLLSAAVYGVSTIVSVVALRTVRPVDLLVVEISGAAGLLLITAAAQGQLRRRGALRQMLVGCLVPGLAFLLGDLGLARTSASSGSLLLAADPLLSVLLAIVVLRERLAVGLIGAALVTVRPDGSAGSDTVLGNVLVLLAVAASAAYLVATRRLNGEDDGLNASAWQAVGGALGVAPFVVASWSAGGSRLGAAGFAGWLACLAVLVCGALGSVLFNRGIGSVPAARAAQLGNLTPVIGTLTAIVFLGDRPSPLQVVGGFAILGGIALLLRGPEPHSRRSIDEQSHVTVL, encoded by the coding sequence ATGGCCGATTCACGGCTACGTCCCGGCGAGCCGGCCCTGCTGCTGTCGGCCGCGGTCTACGGGGTGAGCACAATCGTCTCGGTGGTTGCGCTGCGCACCGTCCGCCCGGTCGATCTGCTGGTGGTGGAGATCTCCGGCGCGGCCGGTCTGCTGTTGATCACCGCGGCGGCGCAGGGACAACTTCGCCGTCGCGGCGCGCTTCGGCAGATGCTGGTCGGTTGCCTGGTGCCGGGTCTGGCGTTTCTGCTCGGCGACCTGGGGCTGGCTCGTACCAGTGCGTCCAGCGGCAGCCTGCTGCTGGCCGCCGATCCGCTGCTGTCGGTACTGCTGGCGATCGTCGTGCTGCGGGAGCGTCTGGCCGTCGGACTGATCGGCGCGGCGCTGGTCACCGTGCGGCCCGACGGTTCGGCCGGATCGGACACGGTGCTCGGCAATGTGCTGGTCCTGCTCGCGGTCGCGGCCTCGGCGGCGTACCTGGTCGCCACTCGCCGCCTCAACGGCGAGGATGACGGGCTCAACGCGAGTGCCTGGCAGGCCGTCGGCGGGGCGCTGGGCGTGGCGCCCTTCGTGGTCGCGTCCTGGTCGGCCGGTGGCAGCAGGCTCGGCGCGGCGGGTTTCGCGGGCTGGCTGGCCTGTCTCGCGGTGCTCGTGTGCGGGGCGCTCGGTAGCGTTCTGTTCAATCGGGGCATCGGCTCGGTGCCTGCGGCGCGGGCCGCGCAATTGGGCAACCTGACTCCGGTGATCGGCACGCTGACCGCGATCGTCTTTCTCGGTGACCGTCCCTCGCCACTTCAGGTCGTCGGGGGTTTCGCCATTCTCGGGGGCATCGCGCTGCTGTTACGCGGCCCGGAACCGCACTCGCGGAGGAGTATCGATGAACAATCGCACGTCACTGTTCTGTGA
- a CDS encoding cytochrome c biogenesis protein CcdA, translating to MITLALIGFVGGLITGISPCVLPVLPVIFLSAGAGGGARDARRPLLVVLGLTLSFSVFTVLGSLVLRALPVPQDIIRWAGIAILALLGVGMIVPRFEALLERPFARLAPQAPGRDRGGFLLGLALGAVYVPCAGPVLAAITVAGATGRFGPATLALTLAFALGTAIPLLIFALAGWRITDRLRAFRTRQRGIRVVAGSVVVALAVALTFNVTDAVQRTIPDYTSALNSRISQAGDVARALAGGERTPAALAACQQLAGQEAPELTDCGPAPRLTGLNGWLNTPGGAPADLTGKVVLVDFWAYSCINCQRAIPHVNAWAQAYAKNGLEVVGVHTPEYAFEHDAGNVAAGAKRLDIRYPIALDNDFRTWDAFHNQSWPADYLIDSTGRLRYVGIGEGQYPETEQLIRELLTSAYPDVTLPAATDVPDRTPTSSFQSGETYLGAARAQYYRGDTPLRPGTADYTLPKGLADEQYEYGLAGTWTVTGESITAAKNAVISLNYAAADIYLDLSGTGTLTVTAEGRTRTYAVGGVPNLYTVLHRPGLGVGTLTASLSPGLSAYSFTFG from the coding sequence ATGATCACTCTCGCCCTGATCGGATTCGTCGGAGGGCTGATCACCGGGATCTCGCCCTGCGTGCTCCCGGTCCTTCCGGTGATCTTCCTGTCCGCCGGAGCCGGTGGCGGTGCGCGCGACGCCCGCCGGCCGCTGCTGGTGGTGCTCGGGCTGACGCTGAGCTTCAGCGTCTTCACGGTGCTCGGGTCGCTGGTGCTGCGGGCGCTGCCGGTGCCGCAGGACATCATCCGCTGGGCCGGCATCGCGATCCTGGCCCTGCTGGGCGTCGGGATGATCGTGCCGCGGTTCGAGGCGCTGCTGGAGCGCCCGTTCGCCCGCCTCGCCCCGCAGGCCCCGGGCCGCGACCGCGGCGGGTTTCTGCTCGGGCTGGCCCTGGGCGCCGTCTACGTGCCCTGCGCCGGACCGGTGCTGGCCGCGATCACCGTGGCCGGGGCGACCGGCCGGTTCGGCCCGGCCACCCTGGCGTTGACCCTGGCGTTCGCGCTCGGCACGGCCATCCCGTTGCTGATCTTCGCGCTGGCCGGCTGGCGGATCACCGACCGGCTGCGGGCTTTCCGTACGCGCCAGCGCGGCATCCGCGTCGTCGCCGGCAGTGTCGTGGTCGCCCTCGCCGTGGCGCTGACGTTCAACGTGACCGACGCGGTGCAGCGCACGATCCCGGACTACACGAGCGCGCTCAACAGCCGGATCAGCCAGGCCGGCGACGTGGCCAGAGCGCTGGCCGGCGGGGAGCGGACGCCGGCCGCGCTGGCCGCCTGCCAGCAGCTCGCGGGCCAAGAAGCGCCGGAGCTGACCGACTGCGGGCCCGCTCCCCGGCTGACCGGTCTGAACGGCTGGCTCAACACGCCCGGGGGAGCGCCGGCCGACCTGACCGGCAAGGTGGTGCTGGTCGACTTCTGGGCGTACTCCTGCATCAACTGCCAGCGGGCCATTCCGCACGTCAATGCGTGGGCTCAGGCGTACGCGAAAAATGGTTTGGAAGTTGTCGGCGTGCACACGCCGGAGTATGCGTTCGAGCACGATGCCGGCAATGTCGCCGCCGGCGCGAAACGGCTCGACATCCGGTATCCGATCGCGTTGGACAACGATTTCCGGACCTGGGACGCGTTCCACAACCAGTCGTGGCCGGCCGACTATCTCATCGACAGCACCGGAAGGCTGCGGTACGTCGGGATCGGTGAAGGGCAGTATCCGGAGACCGAGCAGTTGATTCGTGAGCTGCTGACCAGCGCGTACCCGGACGTGACACTGCCGGCCGCGACCGATGTGCCCGACCGGACGCCGACGTCGTCATTCCAATCGGGGGAGACCTATCTGGGTGCGGCGCGCGCTCAGTACTACCGGGGCGACACTCCGCTGCGCCCGGGAACGGCCGACTACACGCTGCCGAAGGGGCTGGCCGACGAGCAGTACGAGTACGGACTGGCCGGCACGTGGACGGTCACCGGCGAGTCGATCACCGCGGCGAAGAACGCGGTGATCAGCCTGAACTACGCGGCCGCCGACATCTATCTGGATCTCAGCGGCACCGGGACGCTGACGGTCACGGCCGAGGGCAGGACGCGGACGTACGCGGTGGGCGGCGTCCCAAACCTCTACACCGTCCTGCACCGGCCGGGCCTGGGCGTCGGCACCCTGACCGCGTCGTTGTCGCCGGGCCTGAGCGCATACTCGTTCACCTTCGGGTGA
- a CDS encoding TetR family transcriptional regulator: MVDTMAERKRQLVAAEITEAALQLCAVKGFDTTTVDEIVVAAGVSRRTFFRYFSSKEDVAIQLMASLGADMRDELRARPADEPPATALRHAVRRAIDHCVDEPLKSLRVVQLILRTPVLHARMLERQAQWRELLTAELAARLGRDPATDLFPEMAAGMALAAFEAAMRRWSVSDGVTDPHDLTDRAFAVISPALDQAG; encoded by the coding sequence GTGGTGGATACCATGGCGGAGCGCAAGCGGCAGCTGGTGGCCGCCGAAATCACCGAGGCTGCGTTGCAGCTGTGCGCGGTGAAGGGTTTCGACACCACGACGGTCGACGAGATCGTGGTCGCGGCGGGCGTCTCCCGGCGTACCTTCTTCCGGTACTTCTCCTCGAAGGAGGACGTGGCCATCCAGCTGATGGCCTCGCTCGGCGCCGACATGCGCGACGAACTGCGTGCCCGGCCGGCCGACGAGCCGCCGGCCACGGCGCTACGCCACGCTGTGCGCAGGGCGATCGACCATTGCGTCGACGAGCCGCTCAAATCCTTGCGGGTGGTGCAGCTGATTCTGCGTACGCCGGTATTGCACGCCCGCATGCTGGAGCGCCAGGCCCAATGGCGCGAATTGCTGACCGCCGAGCTGGCCGCACGGCTCGGCCGGGATCCGGCCACCGACCTGTTCCCGGAGATGGCCGCGGGGATGGCGCTCGCCGCGTTCGAGGCGGCGATGCGGCGCTGGAGCGTCAGCGACGGCGTGACCGACCCGCATGACCTGACCGACCGTGCGTTCGCCGTGATCAGCCCAGCGCTCGATCAGGCTGGATAA
- a CDS encoding helix-turn-helix transcriptional regulator yields the protein MERHTALGEFLRSRRARLRPEDVDLQPMLPRRRVPGLRREELAQLAGVSVDYYVRLEQGRGTHVSDSVLDAVADALRLAGDERAHLRDLARPDRSHRGPVRPQRVRPQLRQLLDAWTEVPAFVVGRRTDVLAWNPLGAALVADFRALPPPQRNFARLILLDEHVGALFADRRRKARDVVAFLRFDAGRHPGDPLLAELVGELSLHSPLFRQLWPQHPVGDKSQAAYEVRHPVAGPMVLTQNALRAPDDPDQTLVTYTAEPGSPSQASLRRLASRPVMTSG from the coding sequence ATGGAACGGCACACCGCGTTGGGTGAGTTCCTGCGCTCCCGGCGGGCACGGCTGCGTCCCGAGGACGTGGATCTGCAACCGATGCTTCCGCGGCGCAGGGTGCCCGGTCTGCGCCGCGAAGAGCTCGCCCAGTTGGCCGGCGTCAGCGTCGACTACTACGTCCGCCTCGAACAGGGCCGCGGCACCCACGTCTCCGACTCCGTGCTCGACGCCGTCGCCGACGCGCTGCGGCTCGCCGGCGACGAACGCGCACATCTTCGTGACCTCGCCCGCCCGGATCGGTCCCACCGCGGGCCGGTCCGGCCGCAACGAGTGCGGCCCCAGCTGCGTCAACTGCTGGACGCCTGGACCGAGGTCCCCGCGTTCGTCGTCGGCCGCCGCACCGACGTGCTGGCCTGGAACCCGCTCGGCGCCGCCCTGGTCGCCGACTTCCGAGCGTTGCCGCCACCGCAGCGCAACTTCGCCCGCCTGATCCTCCTCGACGAGCACGTCGGAGCGCTGTTCGCCGACCGGCGCCGCAAGGCCCGCGACGTCGTGGCATTCCTGCGCTTCGACGCGGGCCGGCACCCCGGTGACCCGCTGCTCGCCGAACTGGTCGGCGAGCTGTCCCTGCACAGCCCGCTCTTCCGGCAGCTGTGGCCGCAACACCCGGTCGGCGACAAGAGTCAGGCCGCCTACGAGGTCCGGCATCCCGTCGCCGGCCCGATGGTTCTGACGCAGAACGCCCTGCGCGCGCCCGACGACCCGGATCAGACGCTGGTCACCTACACCGCCGAACCGGGATCACCGTCCCAGGCGAGCCTTCGCCGACTCGCGTCCCGGCCGGTCATGACGTCCGGGTGA
- a CDS encoding TetR/AcrR family transcriptional regulator has translation MTLDSRPSEARTRLLTTASKIFYSEGIHAVGVDRIVAEAKVTRATFYRHFPGKEDLILAYLREVHQMDRTQVDAAIAAGGRSPVDLLTAIAAAISARIQSPGFRGCAFLNAAAEYPDKDHPVHREIVAHRQWFLDTLTTLMAQVHAATAEPAARHFVMLRDGAMAAGCLNDPALVADTFLRGIEGLLRINSERNAAESAQPVG, from the coding sequence ATGACGCTCGACTCCCGTCCTTCCGAGGCCCGGACCCGGCTCCTCACCACCGCCTCCAAGATCTTCTACTCGGAGGGCATCCACGCTGTCGGCGTCGACCGGATCGTCGCCGAGGCCAAGGTGACCCGGGCCACCTTCTACCGGCACTTCCCCGGCAAGGAGGATCTGATCCTGGCCTACCTGCGTGAGGTCCATCAGATGGATCGCACCCAGGTCGACGCGGCCATCGCCGCCGGCGGCCGGTCGCCGGTCGACCTGCTGACGGCCATCGCCGCCGCCATCTCCGCCCGCATCCAGTCCCCCGGTTTCCGCGGCTGCGCCTTCCTCAACGCCGCGGCGGAGTACCCGGACAAGGACCACCCCGTGCACCGGGAGATCGTCGCGCACCGGCAGTGGTTCCTGGACACGCTCACCACGCTGATGGCACAGGTCCACGCGGCGACCGCGGAGCCCGCCGCCCGCCATTTCGTGATGCTGCGCGACGGCGCCATGGCGGCCGGCTGCCTCAACGACCCCGCACTGGTGGCCGACACCTTCCTGCGCGGCATCGAGGGACTCCTGCGGATCAACTCCGAGCGCAACGCGGCCGAGTCCGCACAGCCGGTCGGCTGA
- a CDS encoding GNAT family N-acetyltransferase — protein sequence MNNRTSLFCDTVLAARVERAEAQLITAWNESARGRRGHALGFAIPVAGGVASYAEPDSPINKIAGLGFADLPAAADLEKIEQAYADRGAPIQAEVAGLADPALLELLAGRGYRLASFENVLGRALGGAVEPVVPPGVEVRPCGDDEFDAWLEVVVEATLHPDTQGVPWAEQFPRAILENAERDTLGLVSRYLATLDGVPAGGGSMRITDGVAQLTGAATAPAFRRRGIQSALLAARLADATAAGGDVAVITVQPGSRSQQNAQRRGFDLLYSRAVLTRTS from the coding sequence ATGAACAATCGCACGTCACTGTTCTGTGACACCGTCCTGGCCGCCCGCGTCGAACGGGCCGAGGCGCAGCTGATCACCGCGTGGAACGAGTCCGCTCGAGGGCGGCGCGGTCACGCGCTGGGCTTCGCGATTCCCGTTGCCGGCGGGGTGGCCAGTTACGCCGAGCCCGACTCGCCGATCAACAAGATCGCCGGCCTCGGCTTCGCGGACCTGCCCGCGGCGGCCGATCTGGAGAAGATCGAGCAGGCGTACGCCGATCGCGGCGCGCCGATCCAGGCGGAAGTGGCCGGCCTCGCCGACCCCGCCCTGCTGGAGTTGCTGGCCGGGCGCGGCTACCGGCTGGCGTCGTTCGAGAACGTCCTCGGCCGGGCCCTCGGCGGCGCCGTCGAACCGGTCGTGCCGCCGGGCGTCGAGGTTCGCCCGTGCGGCGACGACGAGTTCGATGCCTGGCTGGAGGTCGTGGTCGAGGCGACGCTGCACCCGGACACGCAGGGTGTGCCGTGGGCGGAGCAGTTCCCGCGGGCGATCCTGGAGAACGCCGAGCGGGACACGCTCGGCCTGGTCTCGCGGTATCTGGCCACACTGGACGGGGTCCCGGCCGGCGGCGGCAGCATGCGCATCACCGATGGCGTCGCCCAGCTCACCGGGGCTGCCACGGCGCCCGCGTTCCGCCGCCGCGGGATCCAGAGCGCCCTGCTGGCCGCCCGGCTCGCCGATGCCACGGCAGCCGGCGGCGACGTCGCGGTCATCACCGTCCAGCCCGGATCCCGGTCCCAGCAGAACGCGCAGCGTCGCGGCTTCGACCTGCTCTACAGCCGGGCCGTGCTCACCCGGACGTCATGA
- a CDS encoding EthD family reductase, with protein sequence MPTKITLVIDNPADAEQFEKVYAEIKAAAAKFPNLRRLESAKVWPKEDGTATPAYRTLDLYFDSYEDASAAVATPVAGEVFGPLLGSQVPFKGLFSDIEA encoded by the coding sequence ATGCCTACCAAGATCACTCTGGTCATCGACAACCCGGCCGACGCGGAGCAGTTCGAGAAGGTCTACGCCGAGATCAAGGCCGCCGCGGCGAAGTTCCCGAACCTGCGCCGGCTTGAGTCGGCCAAGGTGTGGCCGAAGGAGGACGGCACCGCGACCCCGGCCTACCGGACCCTCGACCTGTACTTCGACAGCTACGAGGACGCCTCGGCCGCGGTCGCCACCCCGGTCGCCGGCGAGGTGTTCGGCCCGCTGCTGGGCAGCCAGGTGCCGTTCAAGGGCCTGTTCTCCGACATCGAGGCGTGA